From the genome of Primulina huaijiensis isolate GDHJ02 unplaced genomic scaffold, ASM1229523v2 scaffold207464, whole genome shotgun sequence:
ATGATTCTCTTTAatgtaaaaatatgtatatcaaAGTGTATCCAGCACCTTCTAATAAATTCTCTACACCTAAATGCTCGACACCTCATCCTCGGGAGCAAAACAGATTTCTATTTAGCACGCATATTATGGGGTGTCAAGAAGTTGGGAATTcgtaaataaattttgttccaTATAAAAATAACCATTTCCACTCATAACATGCAAATGCCAAACAGAGATAACATTAATCCTAAGAACTATATCCATACACAAAAGCAGTTTTGGATGATGCCATGGCAAATGTAACCCATGTCTAAAGTCACGATAGACATGTATACATCAATtccaaataacaataaaaatgacTTCAGAATGAAGATTGAAAACAATTTTAAGTAGCGTAGGATCAAGGAATTATGATGAACATGGAACTTGCACAATCGATGCAGACAAGTAGAATAGTTCATCCTCATCGAGTAATCAACTTTTCTTGCCCAAAGTGCaggtaaaatttcaaaaaagagAAACAGCACTACAATATCACGATAAAACATCAAGCCATCTCAAAACAAAGTAAACGACACAGTTTTTTCTACTCAATGAAGTAGCAGAAACACGATTGAGTATACAATAACGTCGAGGAAAAAAAGGCACATACCTCGAAGCCCATTCTTCTCCATTTCAACTTGAGTCTCACTTCCTTGCTCTACCTTTACCTCCTCCGTCTTCACAGCCGTCGACGTCGAAGGCTGAGGCGGAACCTCCTCCTTAACACTTTTCTCAACTTTTCTATCTACTTCCACCTTCGCTTCTctactcttcttcttcttcttctcctcctccaacTCCACTTTATCTTTCACCATCTTCAACACCGCATTCACATCACTCACCAACGAATCGCTCCTAAACAAGTCGCTCTCTCGCGCGACGAACTCGAACACCTTCTCCAAAAACCCAAACGGATCCGACGGATCGAGGGCAGCGTTGAACTGTTTCCTCGCTGGCGGAGCCGATGTCGCCGGCTTCTTCTGGTCGTCTTCCTCGTAGTCGGAGAGTATCGCCATGAGCACACTGATCCAAGATTGATGATAAAATTGAACTAATTTTGAAATTCGGGGAAAATGTTGTTGTCAAAGCCGACCAAGAGTGAAGCAATTTGCAGCAGAAAACTGGGAAGCCGTAGGTTCAGGAGTATTCTAGGTTATAATTATGGGAAATTAGGAAACGAACCCTAATGTTCGTTTCAAACATCAATTGCCCCGACCCAAAAAGTACTCCAtggttattattaaaatttaaaataaaagtttcgtccttttatcaatattttttttgaacgAATCTATTATTACACAACTATCAATATATTTTCAGACGAGTTTGTTGTATAAAATTTACTTGACTAACGTATTTTACAGACTATTACGTTAACGATCAAGTTTATATAgtgcataaaaatatgataaacgAGTGTTTCACCATCTAAAAAAACAAAGGACAGAGAAAGTATGAAGTATGGCGATGTAtcaaattcaaactttaaaatttagaaGTTTATAACCACTAAAGAATGTTTAGCGATTGATATACCAGCAATTTATGAAGTTATGTTGTTGAACCAAGaccaaattttaattaattaaactaccAAATCCAATTTGTTGCCCATTTACAACATCAattttattactatatataacCGAGGAATTCAATTGAAAAAACGATTAAAAACGATAATGATAATGAGAATAATTCGTCAGTTGCGATTTACTTTCAAGTTTCTATTCAGTTGTAAATCGAAATTTTAACTCATATATTTTCTTGTTTAACTTGTTaaaaaataagttattttaatatatctacGACCCTTCCACACTTcgaaaaattttttaaaaatagttcaacCACATCCAGCCGGTCGAAAAAAATGCTTATATAGCCAACAACTTTTACATCTGAATCGAGAACTATTTTGAGTTTAGAAaacttttaaaagaatttattcaCCATTTTCTAAACTCTAAACTCAATCCTAACCATTTTCATCATAGGATATTTGAcccaaaaaattcaattgtatgtccaaataaaattttatttaaaaaatttaataattattattttttaacaaaaaatcta
Proteins encoded in this window:
- the LOC140966630 gene encoding protein BOBBER 1-like, which translates into the protein MAILSDYEEDDQKKPATSAPPARKQFNAALDPSDPFGFLEKVFEFVARESDLFRSDSLVSDVNAVLKMVKDKVELEEEKKKKKSREAKVEVDRKVEKSVKEEVPPQPSTSTAVKTEEVKVEQGSETQVEMEKNGLR